From the genome of Mixophyes fleayi isolate aMixFle1 chromosome 2, aMixFle1.hap1, whole genome shotgun sequence, one region includes:
- the MATN1 gene encoding matrilin-1 translates to MGAPPQQQRGPNCKTYPTDLVFIIDSSRSVRPSEFEQVKHFLSQVIESLDVGVNATRVGLINYASSVKNEFSLKTHKTKAALTQAVKKVQPLSTGTMTGLAIQYAVNQAFSESEGARLRSPGVKKVAIVVTDGRPQDGVKDISARARESDLELFAIGVGRVDMTTLRQIASEPLDDHVDYVESYSVIQKLSNKFQEVLCEITDLCSTGDHDCQQICVSAPGSYTCACRDGYTLNEDGKTCNACGASAFDLVFLIDGSKSVRPENFELVKQFINQIVESVDVGDNKAHVGLVQYSSSVRQEFPLGRHSSKKDIKSAVKKMSYMEKGTMTGQALNYLIDNTFTISNGGRPGVSKVGIVFTDGRSQDYINDAALKAKELGYKMYAVGVGNAVEDELRMIASEPVADHYFYSADFKAMKEIGKKLQKKICVEENPCECEAIVKFQTNVEELIQSLTRKNILFII, encoded by the exons ATGGGGGCACCGCCGCAGCAGCAAAGGG GCCCAAATTGCAAGACTTATCCCACTGATCTGGTCTTCATCATAGACAGCTCACGTAGTGTACGACCTTCTGAATTTGAACAGGTCAAGCACTTCTTATCTCAAGTCATCGAGTCTCTGGATGTTGGTGTAAATGCCACAAGAGTCGGTCTCATCAATTATGCTAGCTCTGTCAAGAATGAgttctccctcaaaactcacAAGACTAAGGCTGCTTTAACTCAGGCAGTCAAAAAAGTCCAACCTCTTTCTACTGGAACAATGACAGGCCTTGCTATTCAATATGCCGTCAACCAAGCCTTCAGTGAGAGTGAAGGGGCGCGACTCAGATCTCCAGGAGTCAAGAAG GTGGCCATTGTGGTAACTGATGGCCGTCCTCAGGATGGTGTAAAGGATATTTCTGCTAGGGCACGAGAGAGTGATTTGGAGTTGTTTGCTATTGGAGTTGGACGTGTCGATATGACCACCCTGCGTCAGATTGCCAGTGAGCCCCTAGATGATCATGTAGACTATGTGGAGAGCTACAGTGTGATCCAAAAGCTCAGCAACAAATTCCAGGAGGTTCTCTGTG AAATAACTGACCTCTGCTCCACTGGAGATCACGACTGCCAACAGATCTGCGTCAGCGCCCCAGGATCCTACACCTGTGCCTGCAGGGATGGATATACATTAAATGAGGATGGAAAGACCTGCAATg CCTGTGGCGCCTCAGCATTTGACTTGGTATTTCTAATTGATGGCTCCAAGAGTGTACGCCCAGAGAATTTTGAACTGGTCAAGCAATTCATAAATCAGATAGTGGAGTCTGTGGATGTTGGTGATAATAAGGCACATGTTGGGCTAGTCCAGTACTCAAGCTCAGTAAGGCAGGAATTCCCATTGGGAAGGCATAGCAGCAAGAAGGATATTAAGTCAGCTGTAAAGAAGATGTCCTACATGGAGAAAGGCACCATGACTGGTCAAGCCCTCAATTATCTAATTGACAACACGTTTACCATCTCCAATGGGGGAAGACCAGGTGTGTCTAAAGTTGGCATTGTCTTCACTGATGGTCGTTCTCAGGACTATATCAATGACGCTGCCTTGAAAGCTAAGGAACTTG GTTACAAGATGTATGCTGTTGGTGTGGGCAATGCTGTGGAGGATGAGCTCAGGATGATTGCCTCTGAACCCGTAGCTGATCACTATTTCTACTCAGCTGATTTCAAGGCCATGAAGGAGATTGGCAAAAAACTTCAGAAGAAGATCTGTGTCG AAGAGAACCCCTGTGAATGTGAGGCTATTGTCAAGTTCCAGACCAACGTGGAAGAGCTCATCCAGTCATTAACCAGGAAGAATATCCTTTTTATAATATAA